Part of the Rubritalea squalenifaciens DSM 18772 genome, NNNNNNNNNNNNNNNNNNNNNNNNNNNNNNNNNNNGGGTGTGATGCGTTGGGTGTGATGCGTTGGGTGTGATGTGTTGGGTGTGATGCGTCGGGTGTGATGCGTTGCATCATGGGAACCCCAACGGGGTTCTGGATTTTAGGCCGGGGTTGTGACCCGCAGGGGCGCTACCCCGGTATAGGTGACCCACCGCCTATACGACCCCAACGGGGTCGCGTAATAAGCGGTCAGGTAGAGCTCGTCATAATACATCGTAGGCATGCCGCTGGGTGAACTGCCTGAATAAAAAAAAGCCACAGGCGGCTGGCCTGTGGCTGGTAAAGAGTTTGTTAGGCTGGCGTCTTAGTAGCCTTCGTATTCATCCATCCTGGAGTCAAGTTTTTGGTCGGCCTCGTAGTCACAGAATTTCTTGATCCGTGAGGAATCCAGCTCGATAGCTTTCTCGATCTTGGAGTAGTTGGTCTTGGTGAGGATGACGCTGCTTTCCTTGTCCATGACCACGAGCAGGTAGCCTACGTACTTGTAGCCGCCGATGTTTCCGGTGCCTTTGTTGTCACTATCGTACTTGGTGAACACGGGCTTGGCTTCAAACTCCGCCCCTTTATGGTTAGGGGTGAGTTCAAATTTCTGGTTAGAGAGGACGCTGAAGAGGTCTTCCTCTCTCTGGTCTTGGCCTACCAGGATAATGTGGCAGTCACAGGGTGGGCATCCACGGTTGAGGTCCGTGTTCTTGATGGTAGTCTTACTCGTGATGTCCATCTTCTTCATGTAGTAGGACCCATTTGAGTAGTTGCGGCGCTTGCCGATCACGATGTCTGCCTCAAGCTTAGGGTAGCTGTTAGCCAGTCTTTCCAGCTCTTTGAGCACCTTCTTTTTGGAGTCAGCATTCAGGCTGCTGAGCGGGATGGTGAATGACCTTCCGTCCTTGTTTCGCTTGATGGTGACCTTGTCACCGTCTCGGCTGACTACTTCGGCCTGGATGGACTTTCCGCTGGTGTTCTGGATGAGGATTTCTTCCGCAGAGAGCAGGGAACTGGCAAGGAGAGCAAACGGAGCTACAACCTTGAACAGGTTTCGGGTAAGTATAAGCATAGTTCTTCTAGTGGGGTAAACGGATAAACGACAGGGAATTGATAGGGATATCACGGGCTGCGATCAAGGACTAACCCTTAAAAAATACTTTCCTGTGTCATGAGCTAATCTTAAAGGGGCGCCGAGTGCTCCTGGAACTGGGCAGAAATAAAGCCTCTCTGCGGACAGAGAGGCTTTGTATTCGGGGGTGTCTGCAACCGGTGGTATTTGAGGGTGGCGGCAAGGGGTTTGGGGTGCCGCTCAGTGCACTGGGAGGCACTGTGGCCACCGGAGGTAGAGTTTAGAGAGTAGAGTCTGAGCTGATTTTTTGAGTAGATTGGTCTTGTTTATCCAGCAGGGGGCGCCAGAGGGGTTAGAAGCGCGTTGTGCGGCCCCCGTGTGCGCAGCGGCTGAGGGTCTAGATGGTGACACACATCTTCTGTTGCTTGAATTCCCTTGGTTATACAGCAAGCTGAGTAGTGAACTAAGGAAAAAATAGGTACATCGAACTTATGGATCGATAGATCTGAGGTCGCATGGACTTGTGTTTCTGCGCAAAGAGTTAAGCTTTTAGAAAATTTGTTGTTCGTAAGTGTCTCATCCTCTATGAGATGGGGTGCTAGATTTCACTCTTCTGGCAACTTATACACAAGAACTATGAATAAACCTCTATTACCTCTACTCATGTTCGGGTTGAGCGCTTGCCCCACTCTGGCAGCGATCAGCTGGACCGGCGGTGGCGATGCCACGAACTTCTACGACGATGCGAACTGGGACTTTACCGGCGGCGCGATCGGCTCCATGCCCACTCAGCCGGGGACAGATCCCATCCTGGATGATATGAATATCACCAGCACGACCATCAATGAAGGCAGCGCTGGCTTCTCCAATATCGAGATCGGCAATGGCTTCTCGCTCAATCTGGATGCCGTCAGCTTCACCTTCACCCAGAGCAATGGATTCGTGGGCGTGGACGATGATACCGGGACTCCCAGCTCATCCGGCGTGACCACTTATGTGAATCTAACCAATGGCTCCTTGCTCAGCTGCCAGTTCATTTCTCTGGGGCTTACCGTGAATGTGGATTCCTCCAGCGAACTTTACATCCGTGGCGGCGGTGATGGCCTGAATTCCCAGTCGGAGCTCTCCGTGGTGAATCTGGCCATTGGCGCTAAGTTTACCCTGCCGACTCTCGCAGAGTTCACCGAGCAGGCGGATACCCAGGGCGGCGCGATTTATGTCAATGGTCAGCAGGTCACTGCTGGCAACCTGAATGACCTGCTTAGCTTTGTGGATAACGGCGGCTCAGTCACGGCTACTGCAATTCCCGAGCCCAGCTCCACCGCCTTGTTAGGCCTTGCCGGTCTCGGGCTGGTGCTGCGACGCAGGAGGTGATCTGAATCTCCCCAAGCATTTTGTTCCACTCTACTCACTATGCCAGCCGCTCACCGCAGAGTGGCTGGCATTTTTTTATTTCCGCTCCGTGCTCTCAAACAGGCAGCAGAAGACCATGCCCATGGCCGAGAAAACCTATAAGGTCATCCGAGGCATCCGTGCGCTCGGGATGATCCATCATCCATCCGCTACGCATTTCCAGCGGCTGATTGTGGAGCGCACACACCGTCTCTCGCACAGGCTCCAGCGTGACACAGCTGGCATGCAGAAGAACGGCGAGAGCGAGGAGGAGTTTGGTGATGGTGGGCATGGGGTGCTAGAATGAGACTTCAGTTTCTCCCTGTGGAGTGAATTTGCGGATGACCTGAATGGGGCCTTGGATCTTTCCATTGAATTCATCGAGTTGCTCGGCAGGAATCCAGTACTCGCTGTGCTCTCTTCCACCCACGACTTCTACGGGGAATTGGGAAAGGTAGTCTGAGCAGACTTCGAAGCGGGTGACGTAGCCGACGCTGCCGTTAGTTTCATCCTTGGTATTCCAGTCGCGGGCGATCTGGACGGCGTAGTCTTCGTTGGTGACCGGATAGAAGATTGGCTGTTCTGGCAAGCGCGGTGGCCAGGCTGTGAAGCCGTTGTCTATGAGGAGATCGAGCTCCTTCTGGCCGACGGGTCTGTAGAGGGTGGTCGTTTGCATGATCTATTTAAAAGCATGGATGGTACCCAAGGTGGAGAATTTTTTCCTGAATGTAACGATCTCTGAGGAGAGACAGCATCGCAGAGAACCCCAAAGGGGTTCCGGATATTAGGCCGGGGTTGCGCAGCTACCCCGGTATAGTTACCCCCACAGTGACGACCCCAACGGGGTCGCGTAATAAACTGGCAGGATGGCGCTCGATAGTTTAGCAAGGCATATGCCCAATCCGTTTTGTCAGCGCAAGAGTCACGCGGTGTTCTCAGCGAGGAACTTTGTGAGGGTCCTGCTCGCCGTGACTCTGCTGGCCCAAGTAGCACGTGGGAAGGAATATGTGATACTTACGGTCTTCAAGGGAGATTATGATGGTCCCTGCCGGATACTGTTAAGGATAGGCGGGGAGCCTATCACTTATGATTTTGGAGGTTTTAGATCTACCGTTTTTCTTCCTTGGGAGGAAGATCAGAAGATTCGTTTGGAGATCGATAGGATGAACCAAGCTTATCCCGTCACAGGTCTGGATTTTGCGGTCAAATGGTATTCCCTGTCTGATCCGGTGGAGCCGGATGATCTAACTGTATTTTGGGGGCGAGTTAAAGATACCAAGACGCTTTGGGAGGAGAAGGGGATTAAAGTACCTGCGGGGGCAGTGATAGAGCGCACAGTAAAACTGAATCTAGATCATCACGAGGAGAATGCGCTGAGTGGTATGCAGGAGTTGACCAAAGAAGATGTCGAGGGGGTAAAGGAAGCTTATCTTAGCTATGTCAGGGCACTTGGAGAGAGTAGTCTGGATAAATATAAAAAGCACTTTGTGAACCCGGATGACATCGAAATGGATGAGCTGGATGCGGCATACAAGTTTCCAAAGGGTAAAGTCATTAACTTTGCTGGTAAACGTGAGGTGGATGTTGTACTGGGCAAAAAAGTAGCTCTGGTGAGGCTGAAGGAACAGCAGCTTGATGGTGAAGATGCGTTGGTATGGGATGTGGTGAAAATCCGCGGTGATGAAATAAGAGACGGCGATGGATATTATCGCTTCTCCAGAAGGCAAGACGGCAAGTGGGTCGTGTGGTATGGGGCTTGGGAGCCACATGTTCTGAAGGAGGTTGCCACCAAGGAGTCGGTGACAGGAGTACGGCCTCAGATTATCAGTAAGGTGTTAGGTCAAATCGGGCAGCTGAAGCAGGGCGATGGATGGGATGATTTCTGTAAGGCCGCTGGCTTGGATCGTAAGGATCTGGAAGTGGTCAAAGGCGTGGGCGCGCATGGGGTGGATACCTTTCTCTATCGCTTTGTTGAGCACGATGGCTGGCTGCTCCAGGTGCTCTACAAGACTCCTAAGGAGGGGCAGAAAGACGAGCTGTTACGCATCGGTGTCATCAAGAGTGATGTGGATCAGGCTAGGAAAGCGTGGCCGAACCTGAAACTTTCCATTTACCCCTACTACCAGAATGGCAAGGTCGTGAAGGAAGAGCAGAACTAAACGATGTCTAGAGAATCATTCGAACAGCGCCTGCCGTACAATGCTCGGGGAAAGTACTACGTGTGCGAGGATTGCCTGGACTGTGACCTTTGCCGGGAGACGGCCCCGACCATTTTTGGGAGGCAGGACGATGAGGGGGCAAGCTTCGTGAAGAAACAGCCGGAGACGGAGGAGGAATTGAGTCTTGTTAGGGAATCACTTGAGGGCTGTCCCTGTGAAGCGATCCATGATGACGGTGATGTCTTTGATTGGTCGCTACCACCTGCGACCAAGCGCCCTGCCTGGAGAGTCGGCTTGGCGGAAAAGCCTGCCTGCAAGCACTGCCAGCCGCGCCCCTGGTGGAAGTTCTGGGGCTGAGTTAGCGCTCTAGCGTGATGTGGAAGTCCTCGTCACTGAGGGTGCCGCAGCAGCCAAAGACCATCTCTGTCTCGCTCAGCTGGATCGGGTAGCCGATGTCTTTGAGCCCGTTCTCCTCGCTGTAGGGGTAGGGGAAGACGATGCTGCCGGCTTCTTCGGGTAAGAGG contains:
- a CDS encoding PEP-CTERM sorting domain-containing protein, with the protein product MNKPLLPLLMFGLSACPTLAAISWTGGGDATNFYDDANWDFTGGAIGSMPTQPGTDPILDDMNITSTTINEGSAGFSNIEIGNGFSLNLDAVSFTFTQSNGFVGVDDDTGTPSSSGVTTYVNLTNGSLLSCQFISLGLTVNVDSSSELYIRGGGDGLNSQSELSVVNLAIGAKFTLPTLAEFTEQADTQGGAIYVNGQQVTAGNLNDLLSFVDNGGSVTATAIPEPSSTALLGLAGLGLVLRRRR
- a CDS encoding ferredoxin, which translates into the protein MSRESFEQRLPYNARGKYYVCEDCLDCDLCRETAPTIFGRQDDEGASFVKKQPETEEELSLVRESLEGCPCEAIHDDGDVFDWSLPPATKRPAWRVGLAEKPACKHCQPRPWWKFWG